A genomic region of Macrobrachium nipponense isolate FS-2020 chromosome 40, ASM1510439v2, whole genome shotgun sequence contains the following coding sequences:
- the LOC135211774 gene encoding bifunctional protein FolD-like, whose translation MKAAEKIGMQSTIHHLPEDTSQSSLLSLINELNVDPDVDGILVQLPVPPHMEEKVICNSVVPEKDVDGFHITNIGRFCLDLECFGPCTPLGVMELIRRYGECIK comes from the exons atgaaggcAGCAGAAAAAATTG GTATGCAAAGTACAATTCACCATCTTCCTGAAGATACCAGCCAATCATCATTGCTTTCTCTAATCAATGAACTTAATGTGGACCCTGATGTGGATGGGATCTTGGTGCAG TTGCCTGTGCCACCtcatatggaagagaaagtaatTTGTAATTCTGTTGTCCCTGAAAAAGATGTTGATGGCTTCCATATTACGAATATTGGCAG GTTTTGTTTAGATTTGGAGTGTTTTGGTCCATGTACTCCTTTAGGGGTCATGGAGTTGATAAGACGGTATGGTGAGTGTATCAAGTGA